The following is a genomic window from Hymenobacter gelipurpurascens.
CAAGTTTGCCATGCAGGTGCTGGCCGGCGGCCGTATTGGCATTGCTTCGCAGGCATTGGGTATTGCTTCGGGAGCTTATGAGCTTTCTTTGAAGTACTCAAAAGAGCGTAAAGCATTTGGTGTTCCGATTTCGCAGCACCAAGCTATCCAGTTCAAGCTGGCCGACATGGCGACCAACATTGATGCTGCTCGCCTTTTGTGCCTGCAGTCGGCTCATGACAAGGACGCGCACCAGGATTACGCCAAGTCGGGTGCTATGGCCAAGCTGTTCGCTTCCAAAGTGGCCATGGATACTGCTGTAGAGGCCGTGCAGGTGCATGGAGGCTACGGATTCGTGAAAGAATTCCACGTAGAACGCATGATGCGCGACGCCAAAATCACGCAGATTTACGAGGGAACTTCCGAGATTCAGAAAATTGTAATCTCTCGGGAAATCCTCAAGTAAAAACCGAATTGCCTAAAATTCAGAATCATTGCATTAAACCCAGTCTTTTTTAGGCTGGGTTTTTCGTTTTTGTGAATTTTTATATGTTATTTTGCATTACAAAAGTCCGGGGTGCTATTTGCCCTGGCAGAATGACGTAACTCAGCCACCCGCCGAAGATGGAAGATTATAATAAAGTGATAGAGTCGCTAGGTGTCCGGTACATCAAGGCGAAAAATTTAGTACTCCAGCAGCCCTTCACCGTACGCAACTACTACGATGTAGGCAACAACCTTATCCTGCTGCATAAGGGTCGCATTACCTTTGGTGATGAAGAGCAAATTGTGGAAGAAGGGGAGATGCTGTTCATCCCAGGCGGCCGGGCTACCAAGGTATCCTACGGCGAAGCCTCTTCGAAGAGCATTACGAATGACGACCTGATCAGCAACAAGGATAAGTTCTTCCACTCCAACACCGATCTGGATCTGATTGGAGATGCGGAAGAAAGCCACAGCCACGTGAGCTTCGAGGCCAAGGTGTTTGACTCCGTCAACTTCTTTGCTTCGCTGGACGTGCCTGCCTTCCTGATTACGGGCAACTCTAAGCTGGCTAACCTCATCATTAAGGTGGTAGAGGAAAGCCTGCAGGAACTACCGGGCCGGGAGCGTCTGATTACGATTTACACCGAAAACATTGTGGTGGAAATTGTGCGCTACATCTTGAAGAACAAGATGTTCGTGGAGCAGCTCGCTACCAACAGCACTTACTTCAAGGACCCGCGTCTCATCGATCTGTTCAATTACATCAAAGAGAACATCGGCGGCGACCTGTCCAACAAAGTGCTATCGGGTGTGGCAAACGTAAGCGAAGACTACGTAGGCCAGTACTTTAAGATGCTGACTGGCATCAACCCCCAGGACTACATTGAGTACCAGCGCATGGAGCGTGCCGTGTTCCTGCTGCGTACCACCAAGAAAAGCATCCGCGATATTGGTAAGGAAGTGGGCTATAAGGACACGGCATACTTCTGCCGCCGCTTCAAAATGATGTTTGGTATTCCGGCCGGTAAGATGCGTCGCCGTGAGTCAGCTATGAATATCTAAGCTTTCAAATACCAGTGCCATAAACAAGAAGAGGCCGCCCAAACTGGGCGGCCTCTTCTTGTTTAGCGGAAAGCGGAGTGGCCTAGGCCACTGCTTCTGTATTATTGGTTGACGTTGAGAACCGTATTAAAGCTTTGCACCACTTTCGACATCTCGCCCAAGAACTCTGGCGTCTTCTCAATCTGGTTGCCGATGACAATGACATCGGCGCCTGCTGCTAAGGTGGCCTGGGCTTTTTCTACGGTATTGATGCCGCCACCCACAATCAACGGCACCTCAACTACCTGCCGGACCGCCCGAATCATGGCTGGCGAAACGGGATACATAGCGCCGCTGCCGCCATCGAGGTACATCAGGCGTAGGCCTAATTGCTCACCGGCCATAGCGGTGCACGCGGCAATAGCAGGCTTATCATGAGGCAGCGGGGTGGTGCCGCTCATGTAGCTGGCCGTAGTCTGGCGGCCGGTATCCACGAGCATGTAGCCGGTGGGCAGAATCTGCAGATTGCTTTGGCGCAGCAAAGGTGCTGCAAGTACATGTTGCCCGATCAGGAAATCGGGGTTGCGGCCAGATATCAGGGACAGCAGCAGAATGCCATCCGCCTGATCATCCAGGTGTAGGCTGTGGCTGGGGAAAAGCAGCACCGGCACAGCCGAACGGCTCTTGATGAAACGAATGAGGGCAGCCTGGCGTGAATTCATCACCAGACTGCCTCCCATAAAAAAGTAATCGACCGGATAGGATTCGCACAGTTCCAGAAGATGCTGGCAGCTAGCCTCGTCCAACTGGTCTGGGTCAAGTAGAACAGCCAGCGACTTCTGGCCGTGCTTACGGCGTTTCGTCAGGGCTTCATGAAGACTGGTGAGGCGCATCCGCGTCGTCGTGGTGATAGGTAAACTCAACATCCCGGGTTTCTGGCTCCGTCTGGTAGCCATTGGCGGAAGATGCAAGGTCGGGATTTTTGAGAATTGGCAAGTACTCTCCTGCTTTCTTTGCTACGTAGGCCATCAGAACAGCCGAAGCTTGGGCCACTAACAACTTGCCAGTATCTGACTGCAGAAAGGATTTTACAGCCGAAGCCAGGATAGAAGACGCCTCATGTTGCGGGGCTTCTTGCGGCTGATAGCTTGTGGAAGGAAGGTGCGCGGCGCCGGACTCATGCCCTACCGGGGCAAACGGGTCCGCATCGGTGTGGTATACATCAGGCGCTAGATGAGCACGTTCCGTGTGTGTCTGGCCCCGATCGAACTGATGGTGCCCAGCCCCAAAGCCGAGGTCATCAGCCACGGCTGTGTCTACGCCAGTGGAATGCAATGGCCGCTGAGGGCTGCTCTTCAGATGGCGAGGAGCGCTGCTACGGCTGTGGAGGGCGGTTCGCTTTTCGTGAGCCGCTAGGCCCTTTTTTTTTCCGCCGAAAGCTTTTTTGAGCAGCCAAATGCCACCCAAAACGCCCGCTCCCATAGCCACATATTTGCCTACAGTCTGGGTTTTGGCTTTAATTTCTTCTACGTCACCCATCAGGGCACGCTCGTATTCTTGCTTCTGACGCTCCAGGAATTCCTTTTCGTCCTCAAACAGCGGGTTGTGCAGATCGGCCATATACTAGGTTAGGCTTGACGTTTGTCGGATTTGTAAATGGTATTGTCCAGCAGCTTGTCAGCTACACCCTGGAACATTTTTTTGTCGACTCCTACCACAAAGATGATGAGCAAAAGCAGATAGAAGCCCGCTACGATACCGAAGCCCCAGTACGAGCTGTCCAGCACATCGTTCAGCAAAAGGGCAATGAACAGGTTCAGAAATACGAAAAACATGAGACCAATGGTAGCCATAGCCACGCCATGCATCGTGCCGACAAAGGCATGCTTCACTTTCTCCTGGGCTTCCAAACGCACTAAATCTATGCGCGTATCAAGGTAGCCCATCAGGTTGCCCATCAGGTTATCGGTGCGGGGCGTTTTGGTGGTGTCGTCGTCTTCAGTGGAAAAGAGGCCCATACGATAAGGAAGATAATTGAGCAGGGAACAATGTTATGATTTCAGGCGTCAGGAAACGGAGGAGAGGCCTGTTTTTCAAGTAGCCTCTTCATACGGAAAAGGGCGATGCGTGTCTGAAAATTGACGTACTTTTACTATATACCGCCGCATTTTGAGTCAGAATCATTACCAGATTTTAGGGGTATCTACTACTGCTACGGCCCGTGAAATTAAGCTGGCGTATAAGCGGCTAGCTGTACAGTATCATCCGGACAAACACGGTGGCAATACGCTCTACGAAGACCTGTTTAAGGCCGTAGCAGCTGCATATCATATTCTGGGAGAGCCCGGCCGCCGCGCTCAGTACGACCATCAGCTGCAGATAGCTGCCCGCCGCGCCGAGGAAGCGCGGCGCCAGCAGCAATACCGGGCGCAAGCACAACATCTATATGGCGTGCCAATGCCGCCGCCGGCGCCCTTGCGCACCCGCCGGCCCGCGGGTTCTGCCGAGCGCCATTACCGCACCATCCCGCGCCAACGCCAGAAGTTCACGCGCCGCGACTATTGGCTGACGGCTATGTTCCTGCTAGGCCTTTTGCTGTTTGTGCTATCGGTGAAGGTGACGATGGACCACGTGACGGCCGTAAGCAACTACGACGACGGAATAGAGGCCTACACTCGCCGGGAATGGAGTACAGCACATAGCTTCTTCACAGAAACTCTCCATTTCAAGCCCAAGCATACCGCCGCGTTGCAAAGGCGTGCCGAGCTGGAGCAATTGATTTACCACGACTACGTAGCTGCCGCCCAGGATTATCGGGCGGCAATCGTAGAAATCGAAAGTTCACGCCGCCGCGCCGCGCTTCTGTCCCGGCTAGGCCAGTGCCACGCTGCCCTGCAGCACCCCGATTCGGCGCAGCAAGCTTTTCGGCAGGCACTAGCACTCGATTCTACCGTTGTTCGGGCCCTACTAGCCAGAGGCGAGGCAGAGCTGTTTCAGCGGCGGCGCTATGCCTCAGCCATCCGCGACTTTAGTGCTGGCCTACGCCACACCCGGTCTTCGGTGCTTTTGGCCCGCCTGATGCTTTACCGAGGGCTGGCCCACTACAAGCATCAGGATTATGGAGCCGCCCGTGCCGATTACTGGCAGGTGCTGA
Proteins encoded in this region:
- a CDS encoding phage holin family protein, encoding MGLFSTEDDDTTKTPRTDNLMGNLMGYLDTRIDLVRLEAQEKVKHAFVGTMHGVAMATIGLMFFVFLNLFIALLLNDVLDSSYWGFGIVAGFYLLLLIIFVVGVDKKMFQGVADKLLDNTIYKSDKRQA
- a CDS encoding geranylgeranylglyceryl/heptaprenylglyceryl phosphate synthase, which encodes MLSLPITTTTRMRLTSLHEALTKRRKHGQKSLAVLLDPDQLDEASCQHLLELCESYPVDYFFMGGSLVMNSRQAALIRFIKSRSAVPVLLFPSHSLHLDDQADGILLLSLISGRNPDFLIGQHVLAAPLLRQSNLQILPTGYMLVDTGRQTTASYMSGTTPLPHDKPAIAACTAMAGEQLGLRLMYLDGGSGAMYPVSPAMIRAVRQVVEVPLIVGGGINTVEKAQATLAAGADVIVIGNQIEKTPEFLGEMSKVVQSFNTVLNVNQ
- a CDS encoding helix-turn-helix domain-containing protein; the encoded protein is MEDYNKVIESLGVRYIKAKNLVLQQPFTVRNYYDVGNNLILLHKGRITFGDEEQIVEEGEMLFIPGGRATKVSYGEASSKSITNDDLISNKDKFFHSNTDLDLIGDAEESHSHVSFEAKVFDSVNFFASLDVPAFLITGNSKLANLIIKVVEESLQELPGRERLITIYTENIVVEIVRYILKNKMFVEQLATNSTYFKDPRLIDLFNYIKENIGGDLSNKVLSGVANVSEDYVGQYFKMLTGINPQDYIEYQRMERAVFLLRTTKKSIRDIGKEVGYKDTAYFCRRFKMMFGIPAGKMRRRESAMNI
- a CDS encoding J domain-containing protein — its product is MSQNHYQILGVSTTATAREIKLAYKRLAVQYHPDKHGGNTLYEDLFKAVAAAYHILGEPGRRAQYDHQLQIAARRAEEARRQQQYRAQAQHLYGVPMPPPAPLRTRRPAGSAERHYRTIPRQRQKFTRRDYWLTAMFLLGLLLFVLSVKVTMDHVTAVSNYDDGIEAYTRREWSTAHSFFTETLHFKPKHTAALQRRAELEQLIYHDYVAAAQDYRAAIVEIESSRRRAALLSRLGQCHAALQHPDSAQQAFRQALALDSTVVRALLARGEAELFQRRRYASAIRDFSAGLRHTRSSVLLARLMLYRGLAHYKHQDYGAARADYWQVLTLTPRSGQVYFLLGRVAQKEGALPDACEFFRRAVVQGYQFAEDARNETCGRRQLPVTPVQPARN